TTCCTCCCCGACAGCAGCGCCTATGAGCTCCTGACCATCATAGGTCAGTCAGTCTCAGGCTTCCAACCCTAGTGACTTGGCTGCCAAGGCGCTTGTGTGTTTGTTGTTGAATACATTGTTTGTGCGCCTGTCTCTAGTCTAATTTGGTGTGTTTTGCTGTGCTAGGTCGAGGCCTGGAGGACTTGATGACCGTCAACCTTGCCAGATACAGACCCACAGGAGAACACGTAGCAATCCGTCGGATTGACCTGGAGTCCTGCACAAATGAAATGGTCAACTACCTGCAGGTCTGGACCTGTCACCATCAATCTATCATTCTACCATCCATCTGTCACATTTCCCTTTGCCAGGCAGACACAGTCAAATCATCCTTGCCTTTATATCCCTCTTTCACTCCCCTCTGAATACATTCATCCCTTGCTTTATGACATCACCTGTTATGTAATCCAACCTCCCATCTCTGTCTGTTTAATTTGTATCTATTACATAACTCAATGtaatctccctctctgtccattTAAACCtaacccagtctgtctctctcaggctGAGCTCCATGTATCTAAGCTGTTCCACCACTCCAGCATCCTGCCCTACAGGAGCATCTTCATAGCAGAGAACGAGCTGTGGGTCATCTCTCCCTTCATGGCCTATGGTGAGGATTCACAGAcagagcacagactggaacactaCACCACTCTGGTCCTAGTCAAATGTAGTCAAAGGCTAAATGTGGACTGGAGGATTCTAGTTACCATTCCCACATTTTAAGGTCATTTGTCTCCACCTAACCCTACTATTcagtcctctgctctctctctgactaatgTAGTGTCTAACATGTCCTAGGGTCAGCCAGAGACCTGATCAGCAGCCACTTCACTGATGGGATGAATGAGCTGGCCATCGCCTACATCCTACTGGGCATGCTCAAAGCCCTGGACTACATCCACCACATGGGCTATGTACACCGGTAAGTACAAAGTACACACAAGCCCAGGACTTTTCATGCAGGATTGTGACATGGCGTTTAATTTTGTGTGTTTAGGAGCGTGAAGGCCAGCCACGTGTTGATCTCGGCAGACGGTCAGGTGTGTATGTCTGGTCTGAGGAGCATCATCAGTCTGATCCGTCACGGCCAGCGGGCCAGAGTGGTCCATGACTTCCCCCAGTACAGCATCAAGGTGCTTCCCTGGCTCAGCCCAGAGGTGCTGCAGCAGGTAACTCCATACCACACCTGGCTAACATACAATACCTTGCTTTTAAACTATAATACCTTAATTTGTTTATCGGTCAACCCTGGTGTGTCAGAACCTGCAGGGATACGACTTCCGGTCAGACATCTACAGTCTTGGCATCACAGCCTGTGAGCTCGCCAATGGACATGTGCCCTTCAAAGACATGCCAGCCACACAGGTGACTAGTGGCCAGATCAACCCCTCACCCAATCTTTATTCTGAAAGATCTATATTCTGCTCCTCAATTGACTGgtatctctctcattcctcttcgTGGTCCTCTTGTCTTTAGATGTTGCTGGAGAAGCTGAACGGGACAGTCCCCTGTCTGTTGgacaccaccaccatccccccaGAGGAGCTGACCATGAAGCCCTCCCGCTCTGGAGCTGACTCTGGGATCTGTGAGGGCCCCAGCACCGGAGGGGCCCACCACTCTAACGGAGAGCCCTCCTCCTCGGGGAGCCACCCCTACAGTCGTACCTTCTCTCCCCACTTCCATGCTTTTGTGGAGCTGTGTCTACAGAGGGACCCAGAGAAGAGGTGAGCCACGCCAAGCTAGGCTGCTGGTCCTCACATTGTCTTATGAATTTTAGCtcatttaattgtttatttcccCCCCCCTCAGACCCTCAGCCAGTGCTCTCATTGGTCATTCCTTCTTCAAACAGGTCAGTAGGATCTAGTTCCTCCCCCCTCAACATCAATGTACAACATTTTAAGTCATAATGGCTTCATTCAGTCACACACTTGATTATCAGAATCCCAATGAGTTTTATTTCCATTCTTCCCTAGATCAAGCGTCGGCCATCGGAGGCTCTGCCTGAGCTATTCCGGCCCGTAACACCCATCACAGGCTTTCAGAGTACCCAGCCTCAGGACGCTGCCTCTGGACTGGCCAGCCTGGAATCTGGCCTCAGCCACATGGATGTGGATGACTGGGACTTCTGACCACAGAGGAATAGGAAAGAGTTGTGTGTTGTAACCAAGAGGTTACCAGGAGATGCTCTGAGAAGACTTGGACTGGATTTACGCTTTGTTCTTATTAAATGGTCTATGTAAATAATTCAAACTAAGCAGTTTCTCCTCCCTTTGACTGGGTTTAAAAGCCAGCTACCATCATCTCCTTGCTATCACTCTAGTCTAAAAGATGCATGAGCAGACAGACCTTTGCACTGACTGACACCCAATTCCTCTCACGCACACATCTCTCCAAATTCGACTAAAGCTCCGGACCTGTCGAAGAACCGTATGGGGGAGTATGTCAAGTCCGCTCTTTCACTTGTCAATGGAGATGTTCTATTAAAGGTAGAGCAGGGAGACTCCTGAGCTGTACTTGACCCTATCTAGAGCCATCTGTTGACATTAAAGACCAGGAACTGACCTCATTACCAAGGGTTGATCCAATCAGCCAGCACAACAGATGGAAGATTCCAGAAGTTTGTCCAAGGCTATCACGAACCAGACAGTGTTTGCATTTCCTCACAGCTGTTCATATAGAACCATCAGTTTTACAGGAGGGAAGAAAAAATCTGTTTCTACCTGAAACCCTCAACTTGCTTTGCTGTCTTCAGTTAACATTAGACTGTGCCAACTGAGGTCCATGTATTTGATTAACCTCCCTGTTATTGGCCATTTTTGTCCTGCAAAAAAAAGTGAATGTTACAATGGTGCTTGTTTCAAGAAGGGAAAGTGTTGGGAATGTCAACTATTTTACTTGATAATAAATACCTTTCACCTCAGGGCTCCTCACTGTATTGTAAGTAAtcagtccactatttaaatcaaGTTTTATTCCGGAAGGTTTGACATTGACACA
This sequence is a window from Oncorhynchus masou masou isolate Uvic2021 unplaced genomic scaffold, UVic_Omas_1.1 unplaced_scaffold_11178, whole genome shotgun sequence. Protein-coding genes within it:
- the LOC135529200 gene encoding STE20-related kinase adapter protein alpha-like isoform X1; this encodes MGSFLPDSSAYELLTIIGRGLEDLMTVNLARYRPTGEHVAIRRIDLESCTNEMVNYLQAELHVSKLFHHSSILPYRSIFIAENELWVISPFMAYGSARDLISSHFTDGMNELAIAYILLGMLKALDYIHHMGYVHRSVKASHVLISADGQVCMSGLRSIISLIRHGQRARVVHDFPQYSIKVLPWLSPEVLQQNLQGYDFRSDIYSLGITACELANGHVPFKDMPATQMLLEKLNGTVPCLLDTTTIPPEELTMKPSRSGADSGICEGPSTGGAHHSNGEPSSSGSHPYSRTFSPHFHAFVELCLQRDPEKRPSASALIGHSFFKQIKRRPSEALPELFRPVTPITGFQSTQPQDAASGLASLESGLSHMDVDDWDF
- the LOC135529200 gene encoding STE20-related kinase adapter protein alpha-like isoform X2; this translates as MGSFLPDSSAYELLTIIGRGLEDLMTVNLARYRPTGEHVAIRRIDLESCTNEMVNYLQAELHVSKLFHHSSILPYRSIFIAENELWVISPFMAYGSARDLISSHFTDGMNELAIAYILLGMLKALDYIHHMGYVHRSVKASHVLISADGQVCMSGLRSIISLIRHGQRARVVHDFPQYSIKVLPWLSPEVLQQNLQGYDFRSDIYSLGITACELANGHVPFKDMPATQMLLEKLNGTVPCLLDTTTIPPEELTMKPSRSGADSGICEGPSTGGAHHSNGEPSSSGSHPYSRTFSPHFHAFVELCLQRDPEKRSSVGHRRLCLSYSGP